One genomic window of Gossypium hirsutum isolate 1008001.06 chromosome D11, Gossypium_hirsutum_v2.1, whole genome shotgun sequence includes the following:
- the LOC107911920 gene encoding protein LITTLE ZIPPER 3 produces the protein MLVNSSSCCRKRQSKLRHNVRVPRLNRLRRLRTKKMGAVGIKTDMEIKNLKLYMENQIIIQENKKLRKKALLLHQENQTLLAQLQKKLCNPPNQSLKT, from the exons ATGTTGGTTAACTCTTCTTCATGCTGCCGAAAACGTCAGTCCAAGCTAAGACATAACGTTCGTGTTCCAAGGCTCAACAG GTTGAGAAGATTAAGGACAAAGAAGATGGGGGCCGTCGGGATTAAAACAGATATGGAAATAAAAAACTTGAAACTGTACATGGAGAATCAGATTATCATACAAGAGAACAAGAAGCTGAGGAAGAAAGCACTTCTTCTTCACCAGGAGAACCAAACCCTGTTGGCTCAGCTACAGAAGAAGTTGTGTAATCCGCCGAATCAGTCCTTAAAAACCTAG
- the LOC107911922 gene encoding fasciclin-like arabinogalactan protein 10 precursor has protein sequence MGAFHRLNLLHFTLSLVVIAVNGHNITAILEGFPDYSVYNSFLTQTKLADEINTRETITCLVLNNGAMSALTSKHPLSVVKNILSLHVLLDYYDPQKLHKISDGTTLTTTLYQTTGNAPGNLGFVNITDLQGGKVGFGSAIPGSKLDSSYTKSVKQIPYNISILEISAPIIAPGILTAPAPSSSGVNITGLLEKAGCKTFASLLTSSGVLKTYESALDKGLTVFAPSDEAFKAEGVPDLSKLTNAEQVSLLEYHASPDYKPKGTLKTTKDPISTLATNGAGKYDLTVTTAGDSMTLHTGVGPSRVAEAVFDSPPVAIFTVDNVLLPSELFGKSPSPAPAPEPVSSPSPTPSLSPSPSPMSEAPSPLAASPPAPPTGTPVGSPADSPAGSSENSTSDNAAGHVSAPLLGTIIFTVFATVVSSVILS, from the coding sequence ATGGGCGCATTTCACCGACTCAACTTGCTCCATTTCACGCTCTCTTTAGTTGTCATTGCCGTCAATGGCCACAATATAACGGCCATTCTCGAAGGTTTTCCAGATTACTCTGTTTACAATAGTTTCCTCACCCAAACAAAGCTGGCCGATGAGATTAACACCCGAGAGACCATCACTTGCCTTGTCCTCAACAATGGGGCTATGTCTGCCCTCACATCCAAACACCCCCTTTCCGTCGTCAAAAACATCCTCAGCCTTCACGTTCTTCTGGACTACTATGACCCCCAAAAGCTCCACAAAATCTCTGATGGCACTACCCTCACCACCACGCTTTACCAAACTACTGGTAATGCCCCTGGAAACCTTGGTTTCGTCAACATCACCGACCTCCAAGGTGGCAAAGTCGGCTTCGGCTCCGCAATTCCTGGCTCCAAACTCGACTCATCTTACACCAAGTCTGTTAAGCAGATTCCCTACAATATCTCTATCCTTGAGATCAGCGCTCCGATTATCGCTCCGGGTATCTTAACGGCTCCGGCCCCGTCGTCTTCTGGCGTCAACATTACCGGTTTGCTTGAAAAAGCCGGCTGCAAGACTTTTGCTAGTTTGCTTACCAGCAGTGGCGTGCTTAAGACTTACGAGTCGGCGCTTGATAAAGGGTTGACCGTTTTTGCTCCGTCCGATGAAGCTTTTAAAGCTGAAGGTGTCCCTGATTTGAGCAAGCTCACCAATGCAGAACAAGTCTCACTTCTAGAGTATCACGCCTCGCCGGATTACAAACCTAAGGGAACGTTGAAGACGACGAAGGACCCGATCAGTACATTGGCGACTAACGGCGCTGGAAAGTACGATCTGACAGTTACAACCGCCGGCGACTCGATGACACTACACACAGGGGTTGGCCCATCCAGGGTCGCCGAAGCAGTTTTTGACTCACCGCCGGTCGCCATTTTCACCGTTGACAACGTTTTGCTCCCTTCTGAGCTGTTCGGCAAGTCACCGTCGCCAGCACCAGCCCCGGAACCAGTTTCTTCGCCTTCACCGACACCATCTTTATCTCCAAGCCCATCCCCAATGTCTGAAGCACCGTCACCACTTGCAGCTTCACCACCAGCTCCACCAACTGGCACCCCCGTCGGATCCCCGGCCGATTCGCCAGCTGGCTCGTCAGAGAACAGCACATCGGATAATGCCGCCGGTCACGTGAGTGCTCCTCTTTTGGGCACCATCATTTTCACCGTCTTTGCCACTGTCGTTTCATCAGTTATCTTGTCCTGA
- the LOC107910885 gene encoding growth-regulating factor 9, with protein sequence MDAQPVQTRILPDSGGGGSGAQERLEGKGRTVKMEEEETEKGGSPSIKLALGIDGTTSEKPVKKHGKCVFTTAQLHDLQLQTLIFKYIAGGIQVPVNLVIPIWKSVASSFGSARGCIYERYPSSVGVSPQALDYRSMADPEPGRCRRTDGKKWRCSKNVIPYQKYCEQHMHRGCRRSRKPVETSQSALPDSTSSKFSIRLSENSKNLPTPVSFQYTNPFSCNTSTSHGTTAIESNNVCCNRNSISINAATSGTIIATMKNDNKNDPKRNKNVTNTSEKGEEKLSVSNNNTIKRSSKSGNKATVGNNISPSVGFSPKSVLQVLGNSSSRAYKNEIELEPGRCRRTDGKRWRCSRDVIPDQKYCARHMHRGARKQTEVSQPVAVPSVGDCRPPSRLTTAYKAACPALSTSLSISIPRSQHIAEDEKSTSSSSETTISDTNGYCLRE encoded by the exons ATGGATGCCCAACCGGTTCAAACTCGAATTCTTCCAGATTCTG GGGGTGGTGGGAGTGGGGCCCAAGAGAGGTTGGAGGGGAAGGGAAGGACGGTGAAGATGGAAGAGGAGGAGACGGAAAAGGGAGGATCACCTTCGATCAAGTTGGCACTGGGGATTGATGGGACGACGTCGGAGAAACCCGTGAAGAAACACGGGAAGTGTGTGTTTACGACAGCTCAGTTGCATGACCTGCAATTACAAACGCTCATCTTCAAATACATAGCGGGTGGAATCCAAGTTCCCGTTAACCTTGTTATACCCATTTGGAAAAGCGTCGCTTCCTCCTTTGGCTCTGCTCGGGGCTGTATCTATGAACGGTATCCCAGCT CTGTAGGAGTCAGTCCTCAAGCATTGGATTATAGGAGCATGGCGGATCCTGAGCCGGGAAGGTGTCGAAGAACTGATGGGAAAAAATGGCGGTGCAGTAAGAATGTGATTCCTTATCAGAAATATTGTGAACAGCACATGCATAGAGGTTGTCGGCGTTCAAGAAAGCCTGTGGAAACTTCTCAATCCGCTTTGCCTGACTcaacatcatcaaaattttcaatcagATTGTCAGAAAACTCAAAAAACCTTCCAACACCTGTAAGTTTTCAGTACACGAACCCATTTTCCTGTAATACCAGCACCAGCCATGGAACCACTGCTATAGAAAGCAACAATGTATGCTGCAACCGAAACTCCATTTCTATCAATGCTGCAACTAGTGGCACCATCATTGCCACAATGAAGAACGACAACAAAAATGATCCGAAAAGGAACAAAAACGTGACAAATACTAGTGAGAAGGGTGAAGAAAAACTCTCTGTAAGTAACAATAATACCATCAAAAGAAGCAGCAAGAGTGGAAACAAGGCCACTGTCGGTAATAATATATCTCCGAGTGTGGGTTTTTCTCCAAAAAGCGTTCTTCAAG TGCTAGGCAACAGCAGTTCCCGTGCTTACAAAAATGAAATAGAACTTGAGCCTGGGAGGTGTAGAAGAACAGATGGGAAAAGATGGCGATGCAGCAGGGATGTTATCCCCGATCAAAAATATTGTGCACGACACATGCACAGAGGTGCTAGAAAACAGACTGAGGTTTCTCAGCCTGTTGCAGTTCCCAGTGTTGGTGATTGCCGTCCACCTAGTAGATTAACAACAGCATACAAAGCAGCATGTCCAGCCCTGAGCACCAGTCTGTCTATTTCGATTCCAAGGTCGCAGCACATTGCAGAAGATGAAAAGAGTACGAGCAGCAGCAGTGAGACGACCATCAGTGACACCAACGGTTACTGTCTTCGAGAATAG
- the LOC107911923 gene encoding cytochrome P450 704C1, with translation MGILTIISFFIALPFFFVFFILSVFVIKILSGKSINDPKYAPVKGTIFDQIFYFDYLYDYQTQVAKKLRTYRLLDLGRSELYTTDTRIVEHILKTNFEHYGKGKYTHEIFSDLFGEGIFAVDGDKWRQQRKLASYEFSAKVLRDFSCSVFKRNASKLVTAVSELSMSGQVIEFQDMLMKYTTESITKVGFGVDLNCMSLSSNEDDEGSTFLKAFDDATQSLYFRYIDPLWKLKRVLNLGSEASIKRNIKVIDNFIYDVLRTKKKQLALNPDRNVKEDILSRFLAEKEKNPETMSDKYLRDIIFSFMIAGKDTTANTLCWFFYMLCKNPLIQEKVAQEVIDCTCSGSGENHANTDDILATITDETLQKMQYLHAALTETLRLYPVTPMNGRCAMEDDILPDGHVIKKGEEISYLAYAMGRMRYIWGEDAEIFRPERWLKNGVFQPESPFKFISFHAGPRICLGKEFAYRQMKIFTIALLHFFHFKLADESKDAIYKVTFTLHMKGGLHLRAIPRTTQTNFTTRTIIKDP, from the exons atgggcATTCTAACTATTATCTCCTTCTTCATAGCTTtgccatttttctttgttttcttcattCTATCTGTTTTTGTCATCAAAATCTTGAGTGGGAAATCCATCAATGACCCGAAATATGCCCCAGTAAAGGGCACTATTTTCGACCAGATCTTTTACTTCGACTATCTCTACGACTACCAAACCCAAGTTGCCAAAAAACTGCGCACTTACCGGTTACTTGATTTAGGACGTAGCGAACTCTACACCACCGATACACGAATCGTAGAGCACATATTGAAAACTAATTTTGAACATTACGGAAAGGGTAAATATACCCATGAAATATTTTCTGACCTTTTTGGAGAAGGGATTTTTGCAGTTGATGGAGATAAGTGGCGGCAGCAGCGGAAGCTTGCCAGCTATGAGTTCTCAGCCAAAGTTCTTAGAGATTTTAGCTGCTCTGTTTTCAAACGAAATGCTTCCAAACTGGTGACAGCAGTCTCAGAGCTATCAATGTCTGGTCAAGTAATTGAATTCCAA GATATGTTGATGAAATACACTACGGAATCCATAACTAAAGTTGGGTTTGGAGTAGATTTGAATTGCATGAGTTTATCAAGCAATGAAGATGATGAGGGGAGTACCTTTCTTAAGGCTTTTGATGATGCAACACAGTCGCTCTACTTTCGCTATATTGATCCCTTGTGGAAGCTGAAAAGGGTTCTTAACCTTGGCTCTGAAGCTTCCATCAAGAGAAACATCAAAGtcattgataattttatttacgATGTTCTAAGAACCAAGAAGAAACAACTAGCATTGAACCCTGATCGT AATGTTAAAGAAGACATACTTTCAAGGTTTTTAGCGGAGAAAGAGAAGAACCCAGAAACGATGAGTGATAAATATCTTAGGGACATAATCTTTAGCTTCATGATTGCCGGTAAAGATACAACTGCCAACACTTTGTGCTGGTTCTTTTACATGCTCTGCAAGAACCCATTGATACAAGAAAAAGTTGCACAAGAAGTGATAGACTGCACCTGTAGCGGCAGCGGAGAAAACCATGCTAATACTGACGATATCTTAGCAACCATAACTGATGAAACCCTACAAAAAATGCAATATCTTCATGCAGCATTAACTGAGACCTTGCGATTGTACCCTGTAACTCCAATG AATGGGAGGTGTGCAATGGAGGATGATATTTTACCAGATGGCCACGTAatcaagaaaggagaagagaTTAGCTACTTGGCTTACGCCATGGGTAGAATGCGTTACATTTGGGGTGAAGATGCTGAGATTTTTCGACCGGAAAGATGGCTTAAGAACGGAGTTTTTCAACCCGAATCGCCTTTCAAATTCATATCGTTTCAT GCGGGTCCTCGAATTTGTTTAGGCAAAGAATTTGCTTATCGACAAATGAAGATATTCACAATCGcacttcttcatttttttcactTCAAACTAGCGGATGAATCGAAAGATGCAATCTACAAAGTAACATTCACTCTTCATATGAAAGGTGGGCTTCATCTTCGTGCTATTCCCAGGACAACTCAAACCAATTTCACGACAAGAACAATTATAAAAGATCCTTGA
- the LOC107911924 gene encoding cytochrome P450 704C1 — MDFSYSFTFTALVLLLSLISLTFFTAKLKQKQTKNKYHPVAGTIINLLLNFNRLHHYMADLAAKYRTYRLLSPYRSEIHTSEPANVEYILKTNFDNYGKGEYNHSLLRDFFGEGIFTVDGDKWRQQRKASSYEFSTKVLRDFSSVVFRKNVARLANIVSEAAISNDTMDMQDLFLKSTLDSIFKVAFGVELDSMRGSNVEGKEFATAFDNASVLVVYRYVDLFWKIKRYLNIGSEAALKRNIKVVDNFVYKLIHNKIEQLRDSKDDSAVIKKEDILTRYLQVKDTDPKYLRDTIINFTGAGKDTTASTLSWFIYMLCKHPDVQEKVAVEVKEATKSMEVKDVDEFAASLREEALEKMHYLHAAITETIRLYPAVPMDGKICFSDDTLPDGFSVRKDDLIVYQPYAMGRMKFIWGDDAEEFRPERWLDKNGMFRSESPFKFTAFQAGPRVCLGKDFAYRQMKIFSAVLLRCFVFKLSDENRAVTYRTMINLHIDGGLHVRAFHRCRT, encoded by the exons ATGGATTTCTCCTACTCATTTACCTTTACAGCTTTGGTTCTGCTCCTCTCCCTAATCTCCCTCACCTTCTTCACTGCGAAACTGAAACAAAAACAGACAAAGAACAAGTACCACCCCGTTGCCGGCACGATTATTAACCTGCTACTCAACTTTAATAGATTGCATCATTATATGGCTGATCTTGCAGCCAAGTATCGGACCTACAGGCTGCTTTCTCCTTACAGGAGTGAGATTCATACCTCGGAACCTGCCAACGTTGAATATATACTCAAAACCAACTTCGATAATTATGGCAAG GGTGAGTATAATCACAGCCTGCTAAGGGATTTTTTTGGTGAGGGAATTTTCACAGTGGATGGGGATAAATGGCGTCAACAGAGGAAGGCATCAAGCTATGAATTCTCAACAAAGGTGTTGAGAGATTTCAGCAGTGTTGTCTTTCGGAAAAATGTGGCACGACTTGCCAATATAGTGTCTGAGGCAGCTATTTCCAATGACACAATGGATATGCAA GACTTGTTTTTGAAATCGACTTTGGATTCAATATTCAAAGTTGCATTCGGGGTTGAACTAGACAGCATGCGTGGATCCAATGTAGAAGGCAAGGAGTTTGCAACTGCTTTTGATAATGCAAGTGTTTTGGTCGTTTACCGATACGTCGATCTCTTTTGGAAGATCAAAAGATATCTTAACATCGGATCGGAAGCTGCATTAAAGAGAAATATAAAAGTGGTTGATAATTTTGTGTATAAGCTGATCCATAACAAGATTGAGCAACTACGCGACTCCAAGGACGATTCGGCTGTA ATAAAAAAGGAAGACATTTTAACTAGATACCTCCAAGTGAAGGACACTGACCCAAAATACTTGAGAGATACAATTATTAACTTCACAGGTGCTGGAAAAGACACAACAGCGTCCACTCTGTCGTGGTTTATATACATGCTTTGCAAACATCCTGATGTTCAAGAAAAGGTTGCCGTGGAAGTGAAGGAAGCAACAAAATCAATGGAGGTTAAAGATGTTGATGAATTCGCTGCTAGCCTGAGAGAAGAGGCTTTAGAAAAAATGCACTATCTTCATGCAGCTATAACTGAAACTATAAGGCTCTACCCGGCAGTTCCTATG GATGGAAAGATATGTTTCTCTGATGATACTCTGCCAGATGGTTTTAGTGTGAGGAAAGATGATTTGATTGTTTATCAACCTTATGCAATGGGTAGAATGAAGTTCATTTGGGGTGATGATGCAGAGGAGTTCAGACCCGAGAGATGGCTCGACAAGAACGGCATGTTCCGATCAGAAAGCCCTTTCAAGTTTACAGCTTTCCAG GCAGGGCCTCGAGTGTGTCTGGGTAAGGACTTTGCCTATAGACAGATGAAGATTTTCTCAGCTGTTCTTCTCCGTTGCTTCGTATTCAAATTGAGTGATGAGAATAGAGCAGTGACATACAGGACGATGATCAATCTTCATATAGACGGGGGCCTTCATGTTCGTGCATTTCACCGATGTCGGACTTAA